Proteins encoded together in one Hevea brasiliensis isolate MT/VB/25A 57/8 chromosome 16, ASM3005281v1, whole genome shotgun sequence window:
- the LOC110662852 gene encoding cytochrome c oxidase subunit 6b-1, with amino-acid sequence MADAATSQSPSLSEQYLLKEKEEKADLGSKPVEAKEEVKPETAISEEKAEEAPTAAAEEKVEDTAATVAEESTETNPAAENNSEDAPAVETESSETTEQKNSDEEEAADETPEIKLETAPADFRFPTTNQTRHCFTRFIEYHRCVAAKGEGAPECNKFAKYYRSLCPSEWIERWNEQRENGTFPGPL; translated from the exons ATGGCGGATGCCGCAACAAGCCAAAGCCCATCACTATCTGAG CAATATTTATTGAAGGAGAAAGAGGAGAAGGCTGATTTAGGTTCAAAGCCTGTGGAAGCAAAAGAAGAGGTAAAACCTGAAACTGCTATTTCTGAAGAGAAAGCTGAGGAAGCACCAACAGCTGCTGCTGAAGAAAAAGTGGAAGATACTGCCGCTACTGTTGCTGAAGAAAGCACTGAAACTAATCCTGCTGCTGAAAACAACAGTGAAGATGCTCCTGCTGTCGAAACAGAAAGCAGTGAAACTACTGAACAGAAAAACTCGGATGAAGAAGAAGCTGCTGATGAGACACCAGAGATAAAG CTGGAAACAGCACCAGCTGATTTCCGTTTCCCAACTACTAATCAGACAAGGCACTGTTTTACCAGATTCATTGAGTACCATCG GTGCGTAGCTGCCAAGGGCGAAGGTGCTCCTGAGTGCAACAAATTTGCCAAATATTATCGTTCTCTTTGCCCCAGTGAATGG atagagagaTGGAATGAGCAAAGGGAGAATGGAACCTTTCCAGGCCCCCTGTAG
- the LOC110662854 gene encoding serine--tRNA ligase, chloroplastic/mitochondrial isoform X3, which produces MKGKLEPSERQKLIEEGKNLRDGLIMLEEDLLKLSDELQQEAQFIPNMTHPDVPIGEEDRSIVRKMVGCPREFSFPIKDHLQLGKELDLFDFDAAAEVSGSKFYYLKNEAVMLEIGLINWTLSEVMKRGFTPLITPELVRSSVVEKCGFQPRGDNTQVYSVEESDQCLIGTAEIPVGGIHMDSILVESMLPLKYVAFSHCFRTEAGAAGAATRGLYRVHQFSKVEMFILCQPEESESHHEELIKIEEELFSSLGLHYKTIDMASGDLGAPAYRKFDVEAWMPGLGRYGEISSASNCTDYQSRRLGIRYRPSEPTSTNPKMVKGKFTPTRFVHTLNATACAVPRMMICLLENYQQEDGSVIIPEPLRPFMGGLGLIAPKFSRAE; this is translated from the exons ATGAAAGGAAAGCTAGAGCCATCAGAACGCCAAAAACTCATAGAGGAAG GAAAGAATCTGAGGGATGGACTCATCATGCTTGAAGAAGACCTGCTAAAACTTTCTGATGAACTTCAGCAGGAAGCACAATTTATACCCAACATGACTCATCCGGATGTTCCTATTGGAGAAGAAGATCGTTCAATAGTGAGAAAGATG GTGGGTTGTCCACGTGAATTTAGCTTCCCTATCAAAGACCACCTTCAGCTTGGGAAGGAACTTGATCTCTTTGATTTTGATGCTGCTGCAGAG GTTAGTGGATCAAAATTCTATTATCTGAAGAATGAAGCAGTTATGCTAGAGATCGGCCTTATCAATTGGACTCTCTCTGAAGTCATGAAAAGGGGCTTTACACCTCTAATAACCCCGGAACTTGTGAGATCTTCGGTTGTTGAAAAATGTGGCTTCCAGCCTCGTGGAGATAATACCCAG GTTTACTCTGTTGAGGAAAGTGATCAGTGCCTGATTGGTACTGCAGAGATTCCTGTGGGAGGAATTCATATGGATTCTATCCTTGTGGAATCAATGTTGCCATTGAAGTATGTGGCATTTTCCCATTGCTTCCGTACAGAGGCAGGTGCTGCAGGCGCAGCAACAAG GGGCCTTTATCGAGTTCACCAGTTCAGCAAGGTGGAAATGTTCATTCTATGCCAGCCAGAGGAGAGTGAATCTCATCATGAAGAGCTTATCAAAATTGAAGAAGAACTTTTCTCTTCGTTGGGTTTACATTATAA AACTATAGATATGGCTTCAGGAGATTTAGGTGCACCTGCTTACCGCAAATTTGATGTAGAGGCATGGATGCCTGGCTTAGGACGTTATGGTGAG ATATCAAGTGCATCCAATTGTACAGACTATCAAAGTCGCCGACTAGGAATTCGATATCGTCCATCAGAACCAACATCAACAAATCCTAAAATGGTTAAAGGCAAATTCACTCCAACAAGGTTCGTACACACATTAAATGCAACAGCTTGTGCAGTTCCACGGATGATGATATGTTTGTTAGAGAACTACCAACAAGAAGATGGATCTGTCATTATCCCTGAGCCATTGAGGCCATTTATGGGAGGGCTGGGACTTATAGCTCCTAAATTCTCACGGGCTGAGTAG
- the LOC110662854 gene encoding serine--tRNA ligase, chloroplastic/mitochondrial isoform X2: MGLRCYFGGTAIQTLRMAVIPASSSSSRFIFGRPLSKTLTLNSLFLRRNNVNYLTRPPFTLLTKALAATAVQAAPPTETIDRVVKPQWKAAIDFKWIRDNKDAVALNIKNRNSNANLELVLEIYEKMLAVQKEVERLRGERNAVANKMKGKLEPSERQKLIEEGKNLRDGLIMLEEDLLKLSDELQQEAQFIPNMTHPDVPIGEEDRSIVRKMVGCPREFSFPIKDHLQLGKELDLFDFDAAAEVSGSKFYYLKNEAVMLEIGLINWTLSEVMKRGFTPLITPELVRSSVVEKCGFQPRGDNTQVYSVEESDQCLIGTAEIPVGGIHMDSILVESMLPLKYVAFSHCFRTEAGAAGAATRGLYRVHQFSKVEMFILCQPEESESHHEELIKIEEELFSSLGLHYKTIDMASGDLGAPAYRKFDVEAWMPGLGRYGEISSASNCTDYQSRRLGIRYRPSEPTSTNPKMVKGKFTPTRFVHTLNATACAVPRMMICLLENYQQEDGSVIIPEPLRPFMGGLGLIAPKFSRAE; the protein is encoded by the exons ATGGGCTTGCGGTGTTATTTTGGCGGGACGGCCATACAAACCCTAAGGATGGCTGTAATTCctgcttcttcatcttcttcacgcTTCATTTTCGGAAGGCcattgtccaaaaccctaacactAAACTCCCTTTTCCTTCGACGTAATAATGTTAACTACCTAACAAGACCTCCGTTTACACTGCTAACCAAAGCACTCGCTGCAACAGCTGTACAGGCAGCGCCTCCCACAGAGACAATAGATAGAG TGGTTAAGCCGCAATGGAAGGCGGCGATTGATTTCAAGTGGATAAGGGATAATAAGGATGCGGTTGCTTTGAACATAAAGAACAGGAACTCCAATGCTAATTTGGAACTTGTGCTTGAGATCTATGAGAAAATGTTGGCTGTCCAAAAG GAAGTTGAAAGGCTTCGTGGGGAAAGAAATGCCGTAGCGAACAAGATGAAAGGAAAGCTAGAGCCATCAGAACGCCAAAAACTCATAGAGGAAG GAAAGAATCTGAGGGATGGACTCATCATGCTTGAAGAAGACCTGCTAAAACTTTCTGATGAACTTCAGCAGGAAGCACAATTTATACCCAACATGACTCATCCGGATGTTCCTATTGGAGAAGAAGATCGTTCAATAGTGAGAAAGATG GTGGGTTGTCCACGTGAATTTAGCTTCCCTATCAAAGACCACCTTCAGCTTGGGAAGGAACTTGATCTCTTTGATTTTGATGCTGCTGCAGAG GTTAGTGGATCAAAATTCTATTATCTGAAGAATGAAGCAGTTATGCTAGAGATCGGCCTTATCAATTGGACTCTCTCTGAAGTCATGAAAAGGGGCTTTACACCTCTAATAACCCCGGAACTTGTGAGATCTTCGGTTGTTGAAAAATGTGGCTTCCAGCCTCGTGGAGATAATACCCAG GTTTACTCTGTTGAGGAAAGTGATCAGTGCCTGATTGGTACTGCAGAGATTCCTGTGGGAGGAATTCATATGGATTCTATCCTTGTGGAATCAATGTTGCCATTGAAGTATGTGGCATTTTCCCATTGCTTCCGTACAGAGGCAGGTGCTGCAGGCGCAGCAACAAG GGGCCTTTATCGAGTTCACCAGTTCAGCAAGGTGGAAATGTTCATTCTATGCCAGCCAGAGGAGAGTGAATCTCATCATGAAGAGCTTATCAAAATTGAAGAAGAACTTTTCTCTTCGTTGGGTTTACATTATAA AACTATAGATATGGCTTCAGGAGATTTAGGTGCACCTGCTTACCGCAAATTTGATGTAGAGGCATGGATGCCTGGCTTAGGACGTTATGGTGAG ATATCAAGTGCATCCAATTGTACAGACTATCAAAGTCGCCGACTAGGAATTCGATATCGTCCATCAGAACCAACATCAACAAATCCTAAAATGGTTAAAGGCAAATTCACTCCAACAAGGTTCGTACACACATTAAATGCAACAGCTTGTGCAGTTCCACGGATGATGATATGTTTGTTAGAGAACTACCAACAAGAAGATGGATCTGTCATTATCCCTGAGCCATTGAGGCCATTTATGGGAGGGCTGGGACTTATAGCTCCTAAATTCTCACGGGCTGAGTAG
- the LOC110662855 gene encoding histone H3.3, which translates to MARTKQTARKSTGGKAPRKQLATKAARKSAPTTGGVKKPHRYRPGTVALREIRKYQKSTELLIRKLPFQRLVREIAQDFKTDLRFQSHAVLALQEAAEAYLVGLFEDTNLCAIHAKRVTIMPKDIQLARRIRGERA; encoded by the exons ATGGCACGTACCAAGCAAACTGCTCGCAAGTCCACTGGCGGCAAGGCTCCAAGGAAACAGCTTGCCACTAAG GCTGCCCGCAAGTCCGCCCCAACCACAGGAGGTGTGAAGAAGCCCCACAGATATCGACCTGGAACTGTTGCTCTTCG TGAAATCCGTAAGTACCAAAAGAGTACTGAACTCCTCATCAGGAAACTTCCATTCCAGAGGCTTGTCCGTGAAATTGCTCAGGATTTCAAG ACTGATCTGCGATTCCAGAGTCATGCAGTTTTGGCCTTACAAGAGGCAGCCGAAGCATACCTTGTTGGATTGTTCGAAGATACGAATCTCTGCGCCATCCATGCCAAGCGTGTGACCATAATGCCCAAGGACATTCAGCTAGCCAGGAGAATCCGCGGTGAGAGGGCTTAA
- the LOC110662854 gene encoding serine--tRNA ligase, chloroplastic/mitochondrial isoform X1: MGLRCYFGGTAIQTLRMAVIPASSSSSRFIFGRPLSKTLTLNSLFLRRNNVNYLTRPPFTLLTKALAATAVQAAPPTETIDRGVVKPQWKAAIDFKWIRDNKDAVALNIKNRNSNANLELVLEIYEKMLAVQKEVERLRGERNAVANKMKGKLEPSERQKLIEEGKNLRDGLIMLEEDLLKLSDELQQEAQFIPNMTHPDVPIGEEDRSIVRKMVGCPREFSFPIKDHLQLGKELDLFDFDAAAEVSGSKFYYLKNEAVMLEIGLINWTLSEVMKRGFTPLITPELVRSSVVEKCGFQPRGDNTQVYSVEESDQCLIGTAEIPVGGIHMDSILVESMLPLKYVAFSHCFRTEAGAAGAATRGLYRVHQFSKVEMFILCQPEESESHHEELIKIEEELFSSLGLHYKTIDMASGDLGAPAYRKFDVEAWMPGLGRYGEISSASNCTDYQSRRLGIRYRPSEPTSTNPKMVKGKFTPTRFVHTLNATACAVPRMMICLLENYQQEDGSVIIPEPLRPFMGGLGLIAPKFSRAE, encoded by the exons ATGGGCTTGCGGTGTTATTTTGGCGGGACGGCCATACAAACCCTAAGGATGGCTGTAATTCctgcttcttcatcttcttcacgcTTCATTTTCGGAAGGCcattgtccaaaaccctaacactAAACTCCCTTTTCCTTCGACGTAATAATGTTAACTACCTAACAAGACCTCCGTTTACACTGCTAACCAAAGCACTCGCTGCAACAGCTGTACAGGCAGCGCCTCCCACAGAGACAATAGATAGAGGTG TGGTTAAGCCGCAATGGAAGGCGGCGATTGATTTCAAGTGGATAAGGGATAATAAGGATGCGGTTGCTTTGAACATAAAGAACAGGAACTCCAATGCTAATTTGGAACTTGTGCTTGAGATCTATGAGAAAATGTTGGCTGTCCAAAAG GAAGTTGAAAGGCTTCGTGGGGAAAGAAATGCCGTAGCGAACAAGATGAAAGGAAAGCTAGAGCCATCAGAACGCCAAAAACTCATAGAGGAAG GAAAGAATCTGAGGGATGGACTCATCATGCTTGAAGAAGACCTGCTAAAACTTTCTGATGAACTTCAGCAGGAAGCACAATTTATACCCAACATGACTCATCCGGATGTTCCTATTGGAGAAGAAGATCGTTCAATAGTGAGAAAGATG GTGGGTTGTCCACGTGAATTTAGCTTCCCTATCAAAGACCACCTTCAGCTTGGGAAGGAACTTGATCTCTTTGATTTTGATGCTGCTGCAGAG GTTAGTGGATCAAAATTCTATTATCTGAAGAATGAAGCAGTTATGCTAGAGATCGGCCTTATCAATTGGACTCTCTCTGAAGTCATGAAAAGGGGCTTTACACCTCTAATAACCCCGGAACTTGTGAGATCTTCGGTTGTTGAAAAATGTGGCTTCCAGCCTCGTGGAGATAATACCCAG GTTTACTCTGTTGAGGAAAGTGATCAGTGCCTGATTGGTACTGCAGAGATTCCTGTGGGAGGAATTCATATGGATTCTATCCTTGTGGAATCAATGTTGCCATTGAAGTATGTGGCATTTTCCCATTGCTTCCGTACAGAGGCAGGTGCTGCAGGCGCAGCAACAAG GGGCCTTTATCGAGTTCACCAGTTCAGCAAGGTGGAAATGTTCATTCTATGCCAGCCAGAGGAGAGTGAATCTCATCATGAAGAGCTTATCAAAATTGAAGAAGAACTTTTCTCTTCGTTGGGTTTACATTATAA AACTATAGATATGGCTTCAGGAGATTTAGGTGCACCTGCTTACCGCAAATTTGATGTAGAGGCATGGATGCCTGGCTTAGGACGTTATGGTGAG ATATCAAGTGCATCCAATTGTACAGACTATCAAAGTCGCCGACTAGGAATTCGATATCGTCCATCAGAACCAACATCAACAAATCCTAAAATGGTTAAAGGCAAATTCACTCCAACAAGGTTCGTACACACATTAAATGCAACAGCTTGTGCAGTTCCACGGATGATGATATGTTTGTTAGAGAACTACCAACAAGAAGATGGATCTGTCATTATCCCTGAGCCATTGAGGCCATTTATGGGAGGGCTGGGACTTATAGCTCCTAAATTCTCACGGGCTGAGTAG
- the LOC110662851 gene encoding VQ motif-containing protein 9: MIQIFDHYLRSIDTERNREIFVSIMDKSCQSSGDSIITAATSSARDQYLKNLNKLSHKISKPIITKKPPPPFDHHTFNNNNINSNTSSQSQTQSQASQQQNLQAQQQHQPPVYNINKNDFRDVVQKLTGSPAHERFSTPPPIHPPKPPSTRLQRIRPPPLAHVSNRPPPLINSAIPPSHQPPPPPLNASVNPPMPTATSTNNFIQRPSAPLSPLPPFPGVHAAAESPVSAYMRLLQNSISGVDSNNQFLGFSPLAPLVSPRWNNLPPQRPQLHQNQQQFTPLQQGILPSLTSGMLASQPQFQLPSSPPPFGCLNSPRSPHPLFSPGLLLSPSSFPVSPTLPVPSPRWRAL; encoded by the coding sequence ATGATACAGATATTTGATCATTATCTTAGATCTATAGACACAGAGAGAAACAGAGAGATTTTTGTTTCTATAATGGATAAAAGCTGTCAATCCTCTGGTGATTCTATCATCACCGCAGCCACTAGTAGCGCCAGAGATCAGTACCTCAAAAACCTCAATAAGCTTTCTCATAAGATCTCAAAACCCATCATCACCAAGAAGCCTCCACCTCCTTTTGATCATCACACCTTTAATAACAATAATATTAATTCCAATACTTCATCTCAATCGCAAACGCAATCACAGGCTTCACAGCAGCAGAATCTGCAGGCGCAGCAGCAGCATCAGCCGCCGGTTTACAATATCAACAAGAATGATTTCAGGGACGTTGTTCAGAAACTCACCGGATCTCCTGCCCACGAGAGGTTTTCTACTCCTCCTCCTATTCACCCACCCAAGCCTCCAAGCACTCGCTTGCAGCGTATCCGCCCTCCTCCCCTCGCGCACGTTAGCAACCGCCCGCCTCCCTTGATAAACAGCGCCATCCCTCCTTCTCATCAACCTCCGCCGCCACCTCTCAACGCCTCCGTAAACCCTCCCATGCCTACCGCCACATCGACTAACAATTTTATCCAACGGCCGTCAGCTCCTCTGTCACCGTTACCGCCGTTTCCGGGGGTCCACGCGGCGGCCGAGTCGCCGGTTTCTGCTTACATGCGCCTCCTGCAGAACTCGATCTCTGGCGTCGATTCTAATAATCAGTTTTTGGGATTCTCGCCGCTAGCGCCGCTGGTTTCTCCTCGATGGAATAATCTACCTCCTCAACGGCCGCAGCTGCACCAGAATCAACAACAATTTACACCGCTGCAGCAGGGGATACTTCCATCGCTGACATCAGGTATGTTAGCGTCACAGCCACAGTTCCAGTTGCCATCGTCACCGCCACCGTTTGGGTGCCTGAACTCGCCGCGATCACCGCACCCTTTGTTTTCCCCTGGTCTGTTGCTCTCACCATCTTCGTTTCCGGTATCTCCGACATTGCCGGTGCCTAGCCCAAGATGGAGAGCTCTTTGA